A region of the Rhizobium sp. NLR16a genome:
GAATTGCGCGTTGACATGTCTCAAACTGCCCATCCCCTCCCCATTGATGCCGATCAATGCAGCCTTCCCGGGCGGTTGTACGGTGATGAGCGTTGCATTCGGCCGGCCGAATGGGCGAACAGAGCGCGGCATGTGCCGCCGTTTCACGCAGCGGGAAAGCGTCGATGAAGAACGAAGAGATAGAAAACAAACTGAAGACCATGAAAGCGGACCTGCAGCGCCGGCGGTCGGCGATCGATGCCGATCTCGGTGCCGCGCTGGATCCGGATAGCGAAGATCGTATCACCCAGGTCGAGAACGATCAGGTGCTGACCGAAATGCGAAGGGAAGCCGTTGCGCAAATCACATCGATCGAGGCGGCCCTGGAACGGCTGAAGCGCGGAAGCTTCGGTCGCTGCGTCAGATGCCTCGCCCCGATCGAACCCAACCGGTTGGAGGCCATCCCCTACACGCCATATTGCGTGAGCTGTGCCCGTCTGGCGGACGAGGGGCCCTCCCCGTAAGACCGAGCGTTCTGTGGCGGCGAGAAAGCGAGGGGGCCTGCCTTTCTCGCCGCCTGGATAATCGCTCCTCTGGTCATCCCGCAGCGACCATGCAGCACTCTTGGCGTCAGCCAAGCTGACCTCTTCTGTGATGAGCGATCTGTTGCCCGAGCCGTCAGTCGGCCCTGCCAGACCCAAACGAGATTGCTCTTTATCAATGTGCGAAGCCGCGCGGCCGGTCTAAAATGACTCCTGGAACACCACCCGAAGGAGCGTCTCATGTCATTGGGTTTACGGGAACTTACGCTGGCTGAATGCCACGCCGTCCTGGGAGAGACAAGATTTGGGCACCTGGCCTGCTGCAAGGACGGTCGGCCCTATGTCGTGCCTATCTATTTCTCCTTTGAAGATGGCGTCGCATACTGTTTTTCGATGCCCGGCCGCAAAGTGGAATGGATGCGGGAAAACGACAGGGCGTGCCTGCAGGTGGACCGGCGGGTGGGCAAGGGCTGGACGAGCGTTATCGCCGAAGGAAAGTTCGAGGAGTTCCCCGACACCGAGCT
Encoded here:
- a CDS encoding TraR/DksA C4-type zinc finger protein; this encodes MKNEEIENKLKTMKADLQRRRSAIDADLGAALDPDSEDRITQVENDQVLTEMRREAVAQITSIEAALERLKRGSFGRCVRCLAPIEPNRLEAIPYTPYCVSCARLADEGPSP
- a CDS encoding pyridoxamine 5'-phosphate oxidase family protein: MSLGLRELTLAECHAVLGETRFGHLACCKDGRPYVVPIYFSFEDGVAYCFSMPGRKVEWMRENDRACLQVDRRVGKGWTSVIAEGKFEEFPDTELRRSERLHAWEILQKHADWWEVGSLSPKEVPILAESPHIFFGILVRTLSGRAAFAID